A genomic region of Oncorhynchus mykiss isolate Arlee chromosome 16, USDA_OmykA_1.1, whole genome shotgun sequence contains the following coding sequences:
- the eif4ba gene encoding eukaryotic translation initiation factor 4B isoform X2, with protein sequence MAALAKKKGNKKVKTLSLTDFLADDKGGNAPTSYAPTKPASSWADETDDLETEVSTSWHTEEDMYRAPAIDRSILPTAPRSAREPNVDRSRIPRGPPYTAFLGNLPYDVTEDSIKDFFRGVGISAVRLPREPSNPERLKGFGYAEFDDVESLLSALSLNEENLGNRRIRVDIADQSNDKGRDNHSMGGRDRDRGGDFGPDKTDCDDWRAPRPSGGESDDGPPRRDDAFGDRSRDRYESDRPRGDDRYGGGQDRFRDRYDDRDRRDDRGGFGGGGRRAFGTGYRRDEGGQDSYRQDSYRSDSYRRDDYRVSGDRYGDRGSDRYERREESRDDRGEKGAVERPKLILKPRSVPKEVEQSNTPFAPSGRAASIFGGAKPVDTAAKEREVEERLKREQEKLQRQLEDRIPDRKPRERHPSWRSEDQPAERSRTGSESSQPGSQSGRASKRRESERSVDSGREEEPSSPVTLPPPRLDGQPLKVVFAPPPKENAWAKRTTPVGGSSEGSAGQPVAPSSETAPQLTSSSSLADERSSSANKYSMQPCYNGRRPT encoded by the exons ATGGCGGCGTTAG CTAAGAAGAAGGGGAATAAGAAGGTGAAGACCCTATCTCTGACTGActtccttgctgatgacaagggGGGCAATGCTCCCACAAGTTACGCTCCCACCAAGCCCGCTAGCAGCTGGGCAGACGAGACAGATGACCTGGAAACAGAGG TGTCCACCTCCTGGCATACAGAGGAGGATATGTACAGGGCCCCAGCCATCGACCGCTCCATCCTGCCCACAGCACCCCGTTCAGCCCGGGAGCCAAATGTTGACCGCTCCCGTATCCCCCGTGGTCCCCCTTACACCGCCTTCCTGGGCAACCTGCCCTACGACGTCACTGAGGACTCAATCAAGGACTTCTTCAGGGGTGTGGGG atcagTGCAGTGCGTCTTCCTAGAGAGCCCAGTAACCCAGAGAGGCTGAAGGGTTTTGGCTATGCTGAGTTTGATGATGTGGAATCCCTCCTGAGTGCCTTGAGTCTAAACGAAGAG AACTTGGGAAATAGAAGAATCCGTGTGGACATTGCAGACCAGTCTAATGACAAAG GGAGGGATAATCACTCCATGGGTGGCCGGGACAGGGACCGGGGGGGAGACTTTGGCCCAGACAAGACAGACTGTGATGACTGGAGGGCTCCTCGGcccagtggaggagagagtgacGACGGGCCGCCTCGGAGAGACGACGCCTTTGGAGACC GGTCACGGGACCGCTACGAGTCAGACAGGCCCAGAGGAGATGATCGCTACGGAGGGGGCCAGGACAGGTTCAGGGATCGCTATGATGACCGGGATCGCAGAGATGACAGAG GtggttttggtggtggtggtCGCAGGGCATTTGGCACTGGTTACAGGCGCGATGAGGGAGGACAGGATAGCTACCGGCAGGATAGCTACCGGTCGGATAGCTACCGACGGGATGACTACCGGGTTAGTGGGGATCGTTATGGTGACCGTGGTAGTGATCGATACGAGAGACGGGAGGAAAGCCGGGATGACAGAGGTGAGAAAG GTGCTGTCGAGAGGCCCAAGTTGATCCTGAAGCCCCGTAGCGTACCCAAAGAGGTGGAGCAGAGCAACACACCGTTTGCCCCCTCAGGCAGGGCTGCCTCCATCTTCGGCGGGGCTAAGCCAGTGGACACGGCCGCCAAGGAGAGAGAGGTCGAGGAGAGGCTGAAGAGGGAACAGGAGAAACTGCAGCGACAGCTAGAGGACAGGATCCCAGACCGCAAGCCCAGAGAGAG GCACCCCAGCTGGCGCAGTGAGGACCAACCTGCAGAACGCTCTCGGACGGGCAGCGAGTCTTCCCAACCAGGCAGCCAGTCTGGCAGAG CCTCCAAGCGCAGGGAGAGTGAGCGCTCGGTGGACAGTGGTCGTGAAGAGGAGCCCTCCTCCCCTGTGACCCTGCCCCCTCCCAGACTGGACGGGCAGCCCCTGAAGGTGGTGTTTGCCCCGCCCCCCAAGGAGAACGCCTGGGCCAAGAGGACCACGCCCGTTGGGGGCTCCAGTGAGGGCTCGGCTGGGCAACCTGTCGCCCCCAGCAGTGAAACAGCCCCACAGCTCACCAG CTCCTCAAGCTTAGCTGATGAG AGGTCGAGCTCAGCGAATAAGTACAGTATGCAGCCTTGCTATAATGGACGCAGACCCACATGA
- the eif4ba gene encoding eukaryotic translation initiation factor 4B isoform X3, whose translation MAALAAKKKGNKKVKTLSLTDFLADDKGGNAPTSYAPTKPASSWADETDDLETEVSTSWHTEEDMYRAPAIDRSILPTAPRSAREPNVDRSRIPRGPPYTAFLGNLPYDVTEDSIKDFFRGVGISAVRLPREPSNPERLKGFGYAEFDDVESLLSALSLNEENLGNRRIRVDIADQSNDKGRDNHSMGGRDRDRGGDFGPDKTDCDDWRAPRPSGGESDDGPPRRDDAFGDRSRDRYESDRPRGDDRYGGGQDRFRDRYDDRDRRDDRGGFGGGGRRAFGTGYRRDEGGQDSYRQDSYRSDSYRRDDYRVSGDRYGDRGSDRYERREESRDDRGAVERPKLILKPRSVPKEVEQSNTPFAPSGRAASIFGGAKPVDTAAKEREVEERLKREQEKLQRQLEDRIPDRKPRERHPSWRSEDQPAERSRTGSESSQPGSQSGRASKRRESERSVDSGREEEPSSPVTLPPPRLDGQPLKVVFAPPPKENAWAKRTTPVGGSSEGSAGQPVAPSSETAPQLTSSSSLADERSSSANKYSMQPCYNGRRPT comes from the exons ATGGCGGCGTTAG CAGCTAAGAAGAAGGGGAATAAGAAGGTGAAGACCCTATCTCTGACTGActtccttgctgatgacaagggGGGCAATGCTCCCACAAGTTACGCTCCCACCAAGCCCGCTAGCAGCTGGGCAGACGAGACAGATGACCTGGAAACAGAGG TGTCCACCTCCTGGCATACAGAGGAGGATATGTACAGGGCCCCAGCCATCGACCGCTCCATCCTGCCCACAGCACCCCGTTCAGCCCGGGAGCCAAATGTTGACCGCTCCCGTATCCCCCGTGGTCCCCCTTACACCGCCTTCCTGGGCAACCTGCCCTACGACGTCACTGAGGACTCAATCAAGGACTTCTTCAGGGGTGTGGGG atcagTGCAGTGCGTCTTCCTAGAGAGCCCAGTAACCCAGAGAGGCTGAAGGGTTTTGGCTATGCTGAGTTTGATGATGTGGAATCCCTCCTGAGTGCCTTGAGTCTAAACGAAGAG AACTTGGGAAATAGAAGAATCCGTGTGGACATTGCAGACCAGTCTAATGACAAAG GGAGGGATAATCACTCCATGGGTGGCCGGGACAGGGACCGGGGGGGAGACTTTGGCCCAGACAAGACAGACTGTGATGACTGGAGGGCTCCTCGGcccagtggaggagagagtgacGACGGGCCGCCTCGGAGAGACGACGCCTTTGGAGACC GGTCACGGGACCGCTACGAGTCAGACAGGCCCAGAGGAGATGATCGCTACGGAGGGGGCCAGGACAGGTTCAGGGATCGCTATGATGACCGGGATCGCAGAGATGACAGAG GtggttttggtggtggtggtCGCAGGGCATTTGGCACTGGTTACAGGCGCGATGAGGGAGGACAGGATAGCTACCGGCAGGATAGCTACCGGTCGGATAGCTACCGACGGGATGACTACCGGGTTAGTGGGGATCGTTATGGTGACCGTGGTAGTGATCGATACGAGAGACGGGAGGAAAGCCGGGATGACAGAG GTGCTGTCGAGAGGCCCAAGTTGATCCTGAAGCCCCGTAGCGTACCCAAAGAGGTGGAGCAGAGCAACACACCGTTTGCCCCCTCAGGCAGGGCTGCCTCCATCTTCGGCGGGGCTAAGCCAGTGGACACGGCCGCCAAGGAGAGAGAGGTCGAGGAGAGGCTGAAGAGGGAACAGGAGAAACTGCAGCGACAGCTAGAGGACAGGATCCCAGACCGCAAGCCCAGAGAGAG GCACCCCAGCTGGCGCAGTGAGGACCAACCTGCAGAACGCTCTCGGACGGGCAGCGAGTCTTCCCAACCAGGCAGCCAGTCTGGCAGAG CCTCCAAGCGCAGGGAGAGTGAGCGCTCGGTGGACAGTGGTCGTGAAGAGGAGCCCTCCTCCCCTGTGACCCTGCCCCCTCCCAGACTGGACGGGCAGCCCCTGAAGGTGGTGTTTGCCCCGCCCCCCAAGGAGAACGCCTGGGCCAAGAGGACCACGCCCGTTGGGGGCTCCAGTGAGGGCTCGGCTGGGCAACCTGTCGCCCCCAGCAGTGAAACAGCCCCACAGCTCACCAG CTCCTCAAGCTTAGCTGATGAG AGGTCGAGCTCAGCGAATAAGTACAGTATGCAGCCTTGCTATAATGGACGCAGACCCACATGA
- the eif4ba gene encoding eukaryotic translation initiation factor 4B isoform X1 — translation MAALAAKKKGNKKVKTLSLTDFLADDKGGNAPTSYAPTKPASSWADETDDLETEVSTSWHTEEDMYRAPAIDRSILPTAPRSAREPNVDRSRIPRGPPYTAFLGNLPYDVTEDSIKDFFRGVGISAVRLPREPSNPERLKGFGYAEFDDVESLLSALSLNEENLGNRRIRVDIADQSNDKGRDNHSMGGRDRDRGGDFGPDKTDCDDWRAPRPSGGESDDGPPRRDDAFGDRSRDRYESDRPRGDDRYGGGQDRFRDRYDDRDRRDDRGGFGGGGRRAFGTGYRRDEGGQDSYRQDSYRSDSYRRDDYRVSGDRYGDRGSDRYERREESRDDRGEKGAVERPKLILKPRSVPKEVEQSNTPFAPSGRAASIFGGAKPVDTAAKEREVEERLKREQEKLQRQLEDRIPDRKPRERHPSWRSEDQPAERSRTGSESSQPGSQSGRASKRRESERSVDSGREEEPSSPVTLPPPRLDGQPLKVVFAPPPKENAWAKRTTPVGGSSEGSAGQPVAPSSETAPQLTSSSSLADERSSSANKYSMQPCYNGRRPT, via the exons ATGGCGGCGTTAG CAGCTAAGAAGAAGGGGAATAAGAAGGTGAAGACCCTATCTCTGACTGActtccttgctgatgacaagggGGGCAATGCTCCCACAAGTTACGCTCCCACCAAGCCCGCTAGCAGCTGGGCAGACGAGACAGATGACCTGGAAACAGAGG TGTCCACCTCCTGGCATACAGAGGAGGATATGTACAGGGCCCCAGCCATCGACCGCTCCATCCTGCCCACAGCACCCCGTTCAGCCCGGGAGCCAAATGTTGACCGCTCCCGTATCCCCCGTGGTCCCCCTTACACCGCCTTCCTGGGCAACCTGCCCTACGACGTCACTGAGGACTCAATCAAGGACTTCTTCAGGGGTGTGGGG atcagTGCAGTGCGTCTTCCTAGAGAGCCCAGTAACCCAGAGAGGCTGAAGGGTTTTGGCTATGCTGAGTTTGATGATGTGGAATCCCTCCTGAGTGCCTTGAGTCTAAACGAAGAG AACTTGGGAAATAGAAGAATCCGTGTGGACATTGCAGACCAGTCTAATGACAAAG GGAGGGATAATCACTCCATGGGTGGCCGGGACAGGGACCGGGGGGGAGACTTTGGCCCAGACAAGACAGACTGTGATGACTGGAGGGCTCCTCGGcccagtggaggagagagtgacGACGGGCCGCCTCGGAGAGACGACGCCTTTGGAGACC GGTCACGGGACCGCTACGAGTCAGACAGGCCCAGAGGAGATGATCGCTACGGAGGGGGCCAGGACAGGTTCAGGGATCGCTATGATGACCGGGATCGCAGAGATGACAGAG GtggttttggtggtggtggtCGCAGGGCATTTGGCACTGGTTACAGGCGCGATGAGGGAGGACAGGATAGCTACCGGCAGGATAGCTACCGGTCGGATAGCTACCGACGGGATGACTACCGGGTTAGTGGGGATCGTTATGGTGACCGTGGTAGTGATCGATACGAGAGACGGGAGGAAAGCCGGGATGACAGAGGTGAGAAAG GTGCTGTCGAGAGGCCCAAGTTGATCCTGAAGCCCCGTAGCGTACCCAAAGAGGTGGAGCAGAGCAACACACCGTTTGCCCCCTCAGGCAGGGCTGCCTCCATCTTCGGCGGGGCTAAGCCAGTGGACACGGCCGCCAAGGAGAGAGAGGTCGAGGAGAGGCTGAAGAGGGAACAGGAGAAACTGCAGCGACAGCTAGAGGACAGGATCCCAGACCGCAAGCCCAGAGAGAG GCACCCCAGCTGGCGCAGTGAGGACCAACCTGCAGAACGCTCTCGGACGGGCAGCGAGTCTTCCCAACCAGGCAGCCAGTCTGGCAGAG CCTCCAAGCGCAGGGAGAGTGAGCGCTCGGTGGACAGTGGTCGTGAAGAGGAGCCCTCCTCCCCTGTGACCCTGCCCCCTCCCAGACTGGACGGGCAGCCCCTGAAGGTGGTGTTTGCCCCGCCCCCCAAGGAGAACGCCTGGGCCAAGAGGACCACGCCCGTTGGGGGCTCCAGTGAGGGCTCGGCTGGGCAACCTGTCGCCCCCAGCAGTGAAACAGCCCCACAGCTCACCAG CTCCTCAAGCTTAGCTGATGAG AGGTCGAGCTCAGCGAATAAGTACAGTATGCAGCCTTGCTATAATGGACGCAGACCCACATGA
- the eif4ba gene encoding eukaryotic translation initiation factor 4B isoform X4 yields the protein MAALAAKKKGNKKVKTLSLTDFLADDKGGNAPTSYAPTKPASSWADETDDLETEVSTSWHTEEDMYRAPAIDRSILPTAPRSAREPNVDRSRIPRGPPYTAFLGNLPYDVTEDSIKDFFRGVGISAVRLPREPSNPERLKGFGYAEFDDVESLLSALSLNEENLGNRRIRVDIADQSNDKGRDNHSMGGRDRDRGGDFGPDKTDCDDWRAPRPSGGESDDGPPRRDDAFGDRSRDRYESDRPRGDDRYGGGQDRFRDRYDDRDRRDDRGGFGGGGRRAFGTGYRRDEGGQDSYRQDSYRSDSYRRDDYRVSGDRYGDRGSDRYERREESRDDRGEKGAVERPKLILKPRSVPKEVEQSNTPFAPSGRAASIFGGAKPVDTAAKEREVEERLKREQEKLQRQLEDRIPDRKPRERHPSWRSEDQPAERSRTGSESSQPGSQSGRASKRRESERSVDSGREEEPSSPVTLPPPRLDGQPLKVVFAPPPKENAWAKRTTPVGGSSEGSAGQPVAPSSETAPQLTSSSSLADEVNKKEVELSE from the exons ATGGCGGCGTTAG CAGCTAAGAAGAAGGGGAATAAGAAGGTGAAGACCCTATCTCTGACTGActtccttgctgatgacaagggGGGCAATGCTCCCACAAGTTACGCTCCCACCAAGCCCGCTAGCAGCTGGGCAGACGAGACAGATGACCTGGAAACAGAGG TGTCCACCTCCTGGCATACAGAGGAGGATATGTACAGGGCCCCAGCCATCGACCGCTCCATCCTGCCCACAGCACCCCGTTCAGCCCGGGAGCCAAATGTTGACCGCTCCCGTATCCCCCGTGGTCCCCCTTACACCGCCTTCCTGGGCAACCTGCCCTACGACGTCACTGAGGACTCAATCAAGGACTTCTTCAGGGGTGTGGGG atcagTGCAGTGCGTCTTCCTAGAGAGCCCAGTAACCCAGAGAGGCTGAAGGGTTTTGGCTATGCTGAGTTTGATGATGTGGAATCCCTCCTGAGTGCCTTGAGTCTAAACGAAGAG AACTTGGGAAATAGAAGAATCCGTGTGGACATTGCAGACCAGTCTAATGACAAAG GGAGGGATAATCACTCCATGGGTGGCCGGGACAGGGACCGGGGGGGAGACTTTGGCCCAGACAAGACAGACTGTGATGACTGGAGGGCTCCTCGGcccagtggaggagagagtgacGACGGGCCGCCTCGGAGAGACGACGCCTTTGGAGACC GGTCACGGGACCGCTACGAGTCAGACAGGCCCAGAGGAGATGATCGCTACGGAGGGGGCCAGGACAGGTTCAGGGATCGCTATGATGACCGGGATCGCAGAGATGACAGAG GtggttttggtggtggtggtCGCAGGGCATTTGGCACTGGTTACAGGCGCGATGAGGGAGGACAGGATAGCTACCGGCAGGATAGCTACCGGTCGGATAGCTACCGACGGGATGACTACCGGGTTAGTGGGGATCGTTATGGTGACCGTGGTAGTGATCGATACGAGAGACGGGAGGAAAGCCGGGATGACAGAGGTGAGAAAG GTGCTGTCGAGAGGCCCAAGTTGATCCTGAAGCCCCGTAGCGTACCCAAAGAGGTGGAGCAGAGCAACACACCGTTTGCCCCCTCAGGCAGGGCTGCCTCCATCTTCGGCGGGGCTAAGCCAGTGGACACGGCCGCCAAGGAGAGAGAGGTCGAGGAGAGGCTGAAGAGGGAACAGGAGAAACTGCAGCGACAGCTAGAGGACAGGATCCCAGACCGCAAGCCCAGAGAGAG GCACCCCAGCTGGCGCAGTGAGGACCAACCTGCAGAACGCTCTCGGACGGGCAGCGAGTCTTCCCAACCAGGCAGCCAGTCTGGCAGAG CCTCCAAGCGCAGGGAGAGTGAGCGCTCGGTGGACAGTGGTCGTGAAGAGGAGCCCTCCTCCCCTGTGACCCTGCCCCCTCCCAGACTGGACGGGCAGCCCCTGAAGGTGGTGTTTGCCCCGCCCCCCAAGGAGAACGCCTGGGCCAAGAGGACCACGCCCGTTGGGGGCTCCAGTGAGGGCTCGGCTGGGCAACCTGTCGCCCCCAGCAGTGAAACAGCCCCACAGCTCACCAG CTCCTCAAGCTTAGCTGATGAGGTAAATAAAAAAG AGGTCGAGCTCAGCGAATAA
- the eif4ba gene encoding eukaryotic translation initiation factor 4B isoform X5 has product MAALAAKKKGNKKVKTLSLTDFLADDKGGNAPTSYAPTKPASSWADETDDLETEVSTSWHTEEDMYRAPAIDRSILPTAPRSAREPNVDRSRIPRGPPYTAFLGNLPYDVTEDSIKDFFRGVGISAVRLPREPSNPERLKGFGYAEFDDVESLLSALSLNEENLGNRRIRVDIADQSNDKGRDNHSMGGRDRDRGGDFGPDKTDCDDWRAPRPSGGESDDGPPRRDDAFGDRSRDRYESDRPRGDDRYGGGQDRFRDRYDDRDRRDDRGGFGGGGRRAFGTGYRRDEGGQDSYRQDSYRSDSYRRDDYRVSGDRYGDRGSDRYERREESRDDRGAVERPKLILKPRSVPKEVEQSNTPFAPSGRAASIFGGAKPVDTAAKEREVEERLKREQEKLQRQLEDRIPDRKPRERHPSWRSEDQPAERSRTGSESSQPGSQSGRASKRRESERSVDSGREEEPSSPVTLPPPRLDGQPLKVVFAPPPKENAWAKRTTPVGGSSEGSAGQPVAPSSETAPQLTSSSSLADEVNKKEVELSE; this is encoded by the exons ATGGCGGCGTTAG CAGCTAAGAAGAAGGGGAATAAGAAGGTGAAGACCCTATCTCTGACTGActtccttgctgatgacaagggGGGCAATGCTCCCACAAGTTACGCTCCCACCAAGCCCGCTAGCAGCTGGGCAGACGAGACAGATGACCTGGAAACAGAGG TGTCCACCTCCTGGCATACAGAGGAGGATATGTACAGGGCCCCAGCCATCGACCGCTCCATCCTGCCCACAGCACCCCGTTCAGCCCGGGAGCCAAATGTTGACCGCTCCCGTATCCCCCGTGGTCCCCCTTACACCGCCTTCCTGGGCAACCTGCCCTACGACGTCACTGAGGACTCAATCAAGGACTTCTTCAGGGGTGTGGGG atcagTGCAGTGCGTCTTCCTAGAGAGCCCAGTAACCCAGAGAGGCTGAAGGGTTTTGGCTATGCTGAGTTTGATGATGTGGAATCCCTCCTGAGTGCCTTGAGTCTAAACGAAGAG AACTTGGGAAATAGAAGAATCCGTGTGGACATTGCAGACCAGTCTAATGACAAAG GGAGGGATAATCACTCCATGGGTGGCCGGGACAGGGACCGGGGGGGAGACTTTGGCCCAGACAAGACAGACTGTGATGACTGGAGGGCTCCTCGGcccagtggaggagagagtgacGACGGGCCGCCTCGGAGAGACGACGCCTTTGGAGACC GGTCACGGGACCGCTACGAGTCAGACAGGCCCAGAGGAGATGATCGCTACGGAGGGGGCCAGGACAGGTTCAGGGATCGCTATGATGACCGGGATCGCAGAGATGACAGAG GtggttttggtggtggtggtCGCAGGGCATTTGGCACTGGTTACAGGCGCGATGAGGGAGGACAGGATAGCTACCGGCAGGATAGCTACCGGTCGGATAGCTACCGACGGGATGACTACCGGGTTAGTGGGGATCGTTATGGTGACCGTGGTAGTGATCGATACGAGAGACGGGAGGAAAGCCGGGATGACAGAG GTGCTGTCGAGAGGCCCAAGTTGATCCTGAAGCCCCGTAGCGTACCCAAAGAGGTGGAGCAGAGCAACACACCGTTTGCCCCCTCAGGCAGGGCTGCCTCCATCTTCGGCGGGGCTAAGCCAGTGGACACGGCCGCCAAGGAGAGAGAGGTCGAGGAGAGGCTGAAGAGGGAACAGGAGAAACTGCAGCGACAGCTAGAGGACAGGATCCCAGACCGCAAGCCCAGAGAGAG GCACCCCAGCTGGCGCAGTGAGGACCAACCTGCAGAACGCTCTCGGACGGGCAGCGAGTCTTCCCAACCAGGCAGCCAGTCTGGCAGAG CCTCCAAGCGCAGGGAGAGTGAGCGCTCGGTGGACAGTGGTCGTGAAGAGGAGCCCTCCTCCCCTGTGACCCTGCCCCCTCCCAGACTGGACGGGCAGCCCCTGAAGGTGGTGTTTGCCCCGCCCCCCAAGGAGAACGCCTGGGCCAAGAGGACCACGCCCGTTGGGGGCTCCAGTGAGGGCTCGGCTGGGCAACCTGTCGCCCCCAGCAGTGAAACAGCCCCACAGCTCACCAG CTCCTCAAGCTTAGCTGATGAGGTAAATAAAAAAG AGGTCGAGCTCAGCGAATAA